In one Massilia endophytica genomic region, the following are encoded:
- a CDS encoding LysE family translocator: MDATTLLLFVPACFAINMAPGPNNLLSISNATRYGFRAAWMAGAGRLIAFAGMIALASAGLAVVLHTSELLFMAIKTAGAFYLFYIAWQLWRAGPGTEGAAQAGATMSQLLRQEFLVAAGNPKAILVFTAFLPQFVDPSQPMALQFTILGGLFLLFEIAAIAVYAWMGVGMRRFLGDPRGRQLFNRSCATLLGGAGLGLLLSRRA; encoded by the coding sequence ATGGATGCCACGACCCTTCTGCTCTTCGTCCCTGCCTGCTTCGCCATCAACATGGCGCCGGGCCCAAACAACCTGCTCTCGATCAGCAATGCCACGCGCTACGGCTTCCGTGCAGCCTGGATGGCCGGCGCGGGCCGCCTCATTGCGTTTGCGGGCATGATCGCGCTGGCCTCGGCGGGACTGGCGGTGGTGCTGCATACCTCCGAGCTGCTGTTCATGGCAATCAAGACGGCTGGCGCCTTCTACCTCTTCTACATCGCCTGGCAGCTGTGGCGCGCCGGGCCCGGGACGGAAGGAGCGGCGCAGGCCGGGGCCACCATGTCCCAGCTGCTGCGCCAGGAGTTCCTGGTGGCGGCAGGGAATCCGAAAGCGATCCTGGTGTTCACGGCCTTCCTGCCCCAGTTCGTCGATCCCTCGCAGCCCATGGCCTTGCAGTTCACCATCCTGGGCGGCCTGTTCCTGCTTTTCGAGATCGCCGCCATTGCCGTCTACGCCTGGATGGGCGTGGGCATGCGCCGCTTCCTTGGCGACCCGCGCGGCCGCCAGCTCTTCAACCGCAGCTGCGCCACTTTGCTGGGCGGCGCCGGCCTCGGCCTGCTCCTGTCTCGCCGCGCCTGA
- a CDS encoding isocitrate lyase/PEP mutase family protein, which yields MSSFHALHAADAPLLIANAWDVPSALAAQAAGYAAIATSSAAIAGMLGYEDGEGTSFDELLFIVRRIRASTTLPLSVDIEGGYADDADSVAANAQRLQELGIVGINIEDSRVVDGKRQLLPPEHLAGLIAAIRSACPELFINARTDPFLLGVPDALQETLSRGRQYIGHGADGIFAPCITEAADIREVAGSLARPVNVLAMPRLPDFATLAALGVKRISMGNAVHGELKQELRRRLDAIRSRQSFAALFSHENQ from the coding sequence ATGTCCAGCTTCCATGCACTGCATGCGGCCGATGCGCCGCTCCTCATCGCCAACGCCTGGGATGTCCCAAGCGCCCTTGCCGCCCAGGCGGCGGGCTATGCGGCCATCGCCACATCGAGCGCCGCCATCGCAGGCATGCTGGGCTACGAGGATGGGGAAGGCACGTCCTTCGACGAGCTGCTCTTCATCGTGCGCCGCATCCGCGCCTCCACCACGCTGCCTCTCAGCGTGGATATCGAAGGGGGTTATGCCGACGATGCGGACAGCGTGGCCGCCAATGCACAGCGCCTGCAGGAGCTGGGTATCGTGGGCATCAACATCGAAGACAGCCGGGTGGTGGACGGCAAACGCCAACTCCTGCCGCCCGAACATCTCGCAGGCCTGATCGCGGCAATCCGCAGTGCCTGCCCGGAACTGTTCATCAATGCCCGCACCGATCCCTTTCTGCTCGGCGTACCGGATGCGCTGCAGGAAACGCTGTCGCGCGGCAGGCAGTACATCGGGCACGGTGCGGACGGGATCTTCGCTCCCTGCATCACCGAAGCCGCAGACATCCGCGAAGTGGCGGGCAGCCTGGCGCGTCCGGTCAATGTGCTGGCCATGCCGCGCCTGCCGGACTTCGCCACGCTTGCGGCGCTCGGCGTGAAGCGCATCAGCATGGGCAACGCCGTGCACGGCGAATTGAAACAGGAGCTGCGCCGCCGCCTCGACGCCATTCGATCCCGGCAAAGCTTCGCAGCACTCTTCAGCCATGAAAATCAGTGA